One Pseudodesulfovibrio senegalensis DNA segment encodes these proteins:
- a CDS encoding TRAP transporter small permease, with product MENQNPGLLGRLESVMKVVAAACLMAMALVTGVDVAGRALLNTPLFGTEEIVTILAVFVAGLALPYTHSQGSHIGVEILYARMGSRMRAVFDVLTNSLAGGLFLLVAWRMVLYGNSLRRSGEVSMNLELPTYMVVYALGFCFLVFALCLLAGAAKPLTRGGRS from the coding sequence ATGGAAAATCAGAATCCGGGACTGCTCGGGCGCTTGGAGTCGGTCATGAAGGTGGTTGCGGCCGCCTGTCTGATGGCCATGGCGCTCGTCACGGGCGTGGATGTGGCCGGGCGCGCCCTGCTCAATACACCCCTGTTCGGCACCGAGGAAATCGTGACCATTCTGGCCGTGTTCGTGGCCGGGCTGGCCTTGCCCTATACCCATTCGCAGGGCAGCCACATCGGTGTGGAAATCCTGTATGCCCGCATGGGCAGCCGGATGCGCGCCGTGTTCGACGTGCTGACCAATTCGTTGGCGGGCGGACTTTTCCTGCTGGTGGCGTGGCGCATGGTGCTGTACGGCAACAGCCTGCGCCGTTCGGGTGAGGTATCCATGAACCTTGAGCTGCCCACCTACATGGTGGTCTATGCGCTGGGATTCTGCTTTCTGGTCTTTGCGCTCTGCCTGCTGGCCGGGGCCGCCAAACCCCTGACGCGCGGAGGCCGCTCATGA
- a CDS encoding TRAP transporter large permease has product MDPTTMGLVGVGVMLLLFMTRMPVAYVMTLVGFVGFSCLISLKGGMNLLSRSIYDAFSSYSLATIPLFILMGQLAFNSGISRRLYDAAYCFFGHVRGGLAMATVTACTAFGAVCGSSPATAATMTTVGLPEMKRYGYADSLATGAIASGGSMGMIMPPSVVLIIYGVLTEQSIGALFVAGILPALLMTLLFVGAIAMQCALNPKLGPAGERTPLAARFKSLMGLADTLLIFLLVIGGMFFGWFTPNEAASIGVLGVLAISLVKRQLTWRAFVNSLYETLRTSCMVLFLVAGAGVFGKFLAVTRIPFNVATWVSAFDLPPFAIMAMIVGIFFIGGCFMDALALIMLTIPVFFPVVTNLGYDPIWFGIIIVLVTQIGVITPPVGINVYVVYGMSRKIAPSVSLEAIFRGVMPFLAAIVFGIALLFVFPEIVMVLPNIMY; this is encoded by the coding sequence ATGGACCCGACCACCATGGGCCTTGTGGGCGTGGGTGTGATGCTGCTTTTGTTCATGACCCGCATGCCCGTCGCTTACGTCATGACCCTTGTGGGCTTCGTGGGTTTTTCCTGCCTCATCTCCCTGAAAGGCGGCATGAACCTGCTTTCGCGCAGTATCTACGACGCGTTTTCCTCCTACAGCCTCGCCACCATCCCCCTGTTCATCCTCATGGGGCAGCTGGCCTTCAACAGCGGCATCAGCCGCAGGCTGTACGATGCGGCCTATTGTTTCTTCGGCCATGTGCGCGGCGGGTTGGCCATGGCCACGGTCACGGCCTGCACCGCGTTCGGCGCGGTGTGCGGGTCCAGCCCGGCAACGGCCGCCACCATGACCACCGTGGGCCTGCCCGAGATGAAGCGCTACGGTTACGCGGATTCGCTGGCCACCGGAGCCATCGCCTCGGGCGGCAGCATGGGCATGATCATGCCGCCCAGCGTGGTGCTGATCATCTACGGCGTGCTCACCGAGCAGTCCATCGGCGCATTGTTCGTGGCCGGAATCCTGCCCGCACTGCTCATGACCCTGCTTTTCGTGGGCGCCATCGCCATGCAGTGCGCCCTGAACCCGAAGCTCGGCCCGGCTGGGGAGCGCACGCCTCTGGCCGCGCGTTTCAAGTCCCTGATGGGTCTTGCGGACACCCTGCTCATCTTCCTGCTGGTCATCGGCGGCATGTTCTTCGGCTGGTTCACGCCCAACGAGGCCGCCAGCATCGGCGTGCTGGGGGTGCTGGCCATTTCGCTGGTCAAGCGCCAGCTCACGTGGCGGGCGTTCGTCAATTCACTGTACGAGACCCTGCGCACCTCCTGCATGGTGCTGTTCCTTGTGGCGGGCGCGGGCGTGTTCGGCAAGTTCCTGGCCGTGACCCGCATCCCGTTCAACGTGGCCACCTGGGTCTCCGCCTTTGACCTGCCGCCCTTTGCCATCATGGCCATGATTGTCGGCATCTTCTTCATCGGCGGCTGTTTCATGGACGCGCTGGCCCTGATCATGCTGACCATCCCGGTCTTTTTTCCGGTGGTCACCAACCTCGGGTACGATCCGATCTGGTTCGGCATCATCATCGTGCTGGTCACGCAGATCGGGGTCATCACTCCGCCTGTGGGTATCAACGTCTATGTGGTCTACGGCATGTCGCGCAAGATTGCGCCTTCGGTTTCGCTGGAGGCCATTTTCCGTGGCGTGATGCCGTTTCTGGCCGCCATCGTGTTCGGAATCGCGCTGTTGTTCGTGTTTCCGGAAATCGTCATGGTTCTGCCGAACATCATGTACTGA
- a CDS encoding GAF domain-containing protein, whose amino-acid sequence MSPQRLYKSIYDIARTINSSLEPSKVLAAIAEQVTRAMNAKGCFIRLLDARGEMLLPGAYHGLSDRYAEKGPVQVEKSRLDQEVLEGKIVTIADVRTDDRFQYPAEAEAEGLVSLVVVPLTVGGERVVGVLRVYSDAAREFDSEELDFLSCIADLSGLALENARMYKALKRASELANEFNYRVFED is encoded by the coding sequence ATGAGTCCGCAACGACTGTACAAATCCATCTACGATATCGCCAGAACCATCAACTCCAGCCTTGAGCCTTCCAAGGTGCTGGCCGCCATTGCCGAGCAGGTCACCCGCGCCATGAATGCCAAGGGCTGCTTCATCCGCTTGCTGGATGCGCGCGGCGAAATGCTGCTGCCCGGTGCGTATCACGGCCTGAGCGACCGCTACGCCGAGAAAGGCCCGGTGCAGGTGGAAAAGAGCCGCCTTGATCAGGAGGTGCTTGAGGGCAAAATCGTGACCATTGCCGACGTGCGCACGGACGACCGTTTCCAGTACCCGGCCGAGGCCGAGGCCGAGGGGCTTGTTTCCCTTGTCGTCGTGCCCCTGACCGTGGGCGGCGAGCGGGTGGTGGGCGTGTTGCGCGTGTATTCGGACGCGGCGCGCGAGTTCGATTCCGAAGAGCTGGATTTTCTTTCCTGCATTGCCGACCTTTCGGGGTTGGCTCTGGAAAACGCACGCATGTACAAGGCGTTGAAGCGGGCCAGCGAGCTGGCCAACGAGTTCAACTACCGCGTTTTCGAGGATTGA
- the gap gene encoding type I glyceraldehyde-3-phosphate dehydrogenase → MSKIRVGINGFGRIGRQVLKTIWEYHRDTMEVVAVNDLFDIETNAHLLAHDTNYGSLPVDIAVDGDTIRVGDDFKVTSFAERDPRMIPWGRLKVDVVVESTGIFRTGPTAAQHIEAGARKVVISAPAKEEDITLVMGVNHTDYDPAKHHVISNASCTTNCLAPVVKVMHEAFGISKGVMTTVHAYTNDQRILDMPHKDLRRARAAACNMIPTSTGAAKAVALVIPEMQGRFEGYSVRVPTPTVSLVDFVAVLEKDTTTEELKARLKAASQNELAGILGYSEQALVSTDFVGNPHSGIVEADFTVVQSGNLAKVYAWYDNEWGYSCRVADLIDYMGQKGI, encoded by the coding sequence ATGAGCAAGATCAGAGTAGGCATCAACGGATTCGGCCGCATCGGCCGTCAGGTGCTCAAGACCATATGGGAATACCATCGCGACACCATGGAAGTGGTGGCCGTGAACGACCTTTTCGACATAGAGACCAACGCGCATCTTCTGGCCCACGACACCAACTACGGCAGCCTGCCCGTGGACATCGCCGTGGACGGCGATACCATCCGGGTTGGCGATGACTTCAAAGTCACAAGTTTTGCCGAGCGCGATCCGCGCATGATCCCGTGGGGCAGACTCAAGGTGGACGTGGTCGTGGAATCCACGGGCATTTTCCGCACCGGACCCACCGCGGCCCAGCACATCGAGGCCGGGGCGCGCAAGGTGGTCATTTCCGCGCCCGCCAAGGAAGAGGACATCACCCTTGTCATGGGCGTGAACCACACGGACTATGACCCGGCCAAACACCATGTCATTTCCAATGCCTCCTGCACCACCAATTGTCTTGCCCCGGTGGTCAAGGTCATGCACGAGGCCTTCGGCATCAGCAAGGGCGTCATGACCACGGTGCACGCCTACACCAACGACCAGCGCATTCTGGACATGCCGCACAAGGACCTGCGCCGTGCGCGCGCCGCGGCCTGCAACATGATCCCAACCTCCACAGGCGCGGCCAAGGCCGTGGCACTGGTCATCCCGGAGATGCAGGGGCGGTTCGAGGGCTATTCCGTGCGCGTGCCCACGCCCACGGTCTCCCTTGTGGATTTCGTGGCCGTGCTGGAAAAGGATACTACCACCGAGGAGCTCAAGGCGCGGCTCAAGGCCGCCTCGCAAAACGAGCTTGCGGGCATTCTCGGTTATTCCGAGCAGGCGCTCGTGTCCACGGATTTCGTGGGCAATCCCCATTCCGGCATCGTGGAGGCCGACTTCACCGTGGTGCAGAGCGGCAATCTCGCCAAGGTCTATGCATGGTACGACAACGAGTGGGGCTATTCCTGCCGCGTGGCCGACCTCATCGACTACATGGGCCAAAAGGGGATTTAG
- a CDS encoding tetratricopeptide repeat protein: MKGKSTQYRLRAALPCLALIVLMGLGGCAMPKITLHDDALSPEEHLQLGVSYEQKGELQLAQEQYEQAKDLPEAWLYLGNVAFAMEKWLRAEKRYEKAIKHMPDDPRPRNNLAWLYYTRKRRLDRAEQLAQEAVGLAPKGKDAPYRDTLTSIRNARKIQAMK, encoded by the coding sequence ATGAAAGGAAAAAGCACTCAATACAGGCTGCGCGCGGCCCTGCCCTGCCTCGCCCTGATCGTGCTCATGGGGCTTGGCGGCTGCGCCATGCCCAAAATAACCCTGCACGATGACGCTCTCTCGCCCGAAGAGCACCTGCAATTGGGCGTGAGCTATGAACAAAAGGGCGAGCTGCAACTGGCACAGGAGCAATACGAACAGGCCAAGGACCTGCCCGAGGCGTGGCTGTATCTGGGCAACGTGGCCTTTGCCATGGAAAAATGGCTCCGCGCGGAAAAACGCTATGAAAAAGCCATCAAGCACATGCCCGACGACCCGAGGCCACGCAACAACCTCGCCTGGCTCTATTACACGCGCAAACGCAGGCTGGACAGGGCCGAACAGCTGGCTCAGGAAGCCGTGGGACTTGCTCCGAAAGGCAAGGACGCACCCTACCGCGACACGCTCACGTCCATACGAAACGCACGAAAAATCCAGGCCATGAAATGA
- a CDS encoding C39 family peptidase produces MPPPSCCPALPGRLFAMGLATVLVLCVLCGCAARTNLPPLPKNMGSAMIRDVPFLVQEQYQCGPAALAMVLNHAGDRVTPEAIARDVFRKDIRGAVNLDMILYPRHRGFNSMFGKGSPQAVINAVNQGHPMVVMVDQGLPMVRKLHYMVVIGYTPTEVIVHSGHERAKRIAWKEFLGQWQETGYWMLTVTPKER; encoded by the coding sequence ATGCCCCCCCCGTCATGCTGCCCCGCCCTGCCCGGAAGGCTGTTCGCCATGGGGCTTGCAACGGTTCTTGTCCTGTGCGTGCTCTGCGGCTGCGCCGCCAGAACAAACCTGCCGCCCCTGCCCAAGAACATGGGCAGCGCCATGATTCGGGACGTGCCCTTTCTGGTGCAGGAGCAATACCAATGCGGCCCGGCTGCGCTGGCCATGGTGCTGAACCATGCCGGGGACCGCGTCACGCCGGAAGCGATCGCCCGCGACGTGTTCCGCAAGGACATCCGCGGGGCCGTGAACCTGGACATGATCCTGTACCCGCGCCACCGCGGATTCAATTCCATGTTCGGCAAGGGTTCGCCGCAGGCGGTCATCAACGCCGTGAATCAGGGCCACCCCATGGTGGTCATGGTGGATCAGGGTCTGCCCATGGTGCGCAAGCTGCATTACATGGTGGTCATCGGCTACACGCCCACGGAAGTGATCGTGCACTCCGGCCACGAGCGCGCCAAACGCATTGCGTGGAAGGAATTTCTCGGCCAGTGGCAGGAAACCGGCTACTGGATGCTGACCGTGACGCCCAAGGAACGATAA